In the genome of Polaribacter sp. MED152, one region contains:
- a CDS encoding DUF2480 family protein, with protein MQDEIVNRVANSKLVTFDLEEIYPEGERILFDIKDWLFQELILKERDFRVLVKNHNWSKYKKTFVAVTCSVDAIIPSWAYMLIAAELAPHANKVVIGNLELLETVIYQELIGFLDLRHLADKPVIIKGCADKPIPPSAFAFLIQKIQPIAKSIMFGEACSTVPLYKSKN; from the coding sequence ATGCAAGATGAAATTGTAAATAGAGTTGCCAATAGTAAATTAGTAACCTTTGATTTAGAGGAAATATATCCTGAAGGAGAAAGAATTTTATTTGATATTAAAGATTGGCTTTTTCAAGAATTAATTTTGAAAGAGAGAGATTTTAGAGTTTTGGTAAAGAACCATAATTGGTCTAAATACAAAAAAACATTTGTAGCAGTTACTTGTTCTGTAGATGCTATTATACCTTCTTGGGCTTACATGTTAATTGCAGCAGAACTTGCACCACATGCAAATAAAGTGGTTATCGGAAATTTAGAATTATTAGAAACTGTAATTTACCAAGAGCTTATTGGGTTTTTAGATTTAAGACATCTTGCAGACAAACCTGTAATTATAAAAGGCTGTGCAGATAAACCAATACCACCTTCTGCTTTTGCTTTTTTAATTCAAAAGATTCAACCAATTGCCAAGAGTATTATGTTTGGTGAGGCTTGCTCTACAGTACCTTTGTATAAATCTAAAAATTAA
- a CDS encoding SufE family protein encodes MTIKEIQEEIIDEFSMFDDWMERYEYIIELGKSLPIIDDKYKLDENLIKGCQSKVWLYSELDDNSVKFTADSDAILTKGIVALLLRVYSGQKPEDILVAETHFIDEIGLKEHLSPTRANGLVSMLKQIKMYAIAQQAKLQN; translated from the coding sequence ATGACTATCAAAGAAATACAAGAAGAAATTATTGATGAGTTTTCGATGTTTGATGATTGGATGGAACGTTATGAATACATCATTGAATTAGGGAAATCTTTACCAATTATTGACGATAAATATAAACTAGATGAGAACCTAATTAAGGGTTGCCAGTCTAAAGTTTGGTTGTATTCTGAGTTAGATGATAACAGTGTAAAATTTACTGCAGATAGCGATGCTATTTTAACTAAAGGAATTGTAGCACTATTGTTAAGAGTTTATTCTGGACAAAAACCAGAAGATATTTTAGTAGCAGAAACTCATTTTATAGATGAAATTGGTTTAAAAGAACACCTTTCACCTACAAGAGCAAATGGTTTAGTTTCTATGTTAAAGCAAATAAAAATGTACGCAATTGCGCAACAAGCAAAATTACAGAATTAA
- a CDS encoding amidophosphoribosyltransferase, whose amino-acid sequence MSDAIKHECGIALVRLKKPLQFYKDKYGSAFYGINKMYLLMEKQHNRGQDGAGFASVKFNIEPGTRYISRVRSNKTQPIQDIFAQINDRINGVLEVNPDKKDDVAWQEEHMPYVGNLFLGHVRYGTFGKNSIESVHPFLRQSNWKHKNLIVAGNFNMTNSNQMLDELIELGQHPKEFTDTVTVMEKIGHFLEDEVGKLYQKAKKQGFNKKDASPFIEENLSLKKVLKRSSKNWDGGYAMAGLVGHGDAFVLRDPNGIRPTFFYEDDEVVVVASERPVIQTVFNVSIDKVQELERGHALIIKKSGKVSIKKVNEPREKKSCSFERIYFSRGSDASIYEERKNLGKYVFPQVLKSINSDVSNSVFSYIPNTAETSFYGMTEAAEDLLNQQKTAKILAGGTKLSAQKVTEILSERPRFEKIAIKDAKLRTFIADDNSRDDLVEHVYDITYGVVKPTDNLVIIDDSIVRGTTLKKSIIKILDRLNPKKIVVVSSAPQIRYPDCYGIDMARIDAFIAFKAAIALLKQTDQYHIVDEVYQKSKAQQNKEDEAIVNYVKEIYSPFSSEEISAKIAEMLKTEEIKAEVEVIYQTVEGLHKACPDNLGDWYFTGDYPTPGGMRVVNQAFINFYEGNDERAY is encoded by the coding sequence ATGAGTGACGCAATTAAACACGAATGTGGAATTGCCTTGGTTCGATTAAAGAAGCCATTACAATTTTATAAAGACAAATACGGTTCTGCTTTTTACGGAATTAATAAGATGTACTTGTTAATGGAAAAGCAACACAATCGTGGTCAAGATGGTGCTGGTTTTGCAAGTGTAAAGTTTAATATAGAGCCAGGAACTAGATATATTAGTAGAGTACGTTCTAATAAAACGCAACCTATTCAAGATATTTTTGCACAAATTAACGATAGAATAAATGGTGTTCTAGAAGTTAATCCAGACAAAAAAGACGATGTTGCTTGGCAAGAAGAACACATGCCATATGTGGGTAATTTATTTTTAGGTCATGTACGTTATGGAACGTTTGGTAAAAACTCTATAGAAAGTGTACATCCTTTTTTGCGTCAAAGCAATTGGAAACATAAAAACCTTATTGTTGCAGGTAATTTTAATATGACAAACTCTAACCAAATGTTAGACGAGTTAATTGAGTTAGGGCAACATCCAAAGGAGTTTACAGATACTGTAACTGTAATGGAAAAAATTGGGCATTTCTTAGAAGATGAAGTGGGTAAACTTTATCAAAAAGCTAAAAAACAAGGATTTAATAAAAAAGATGCATCACCATTTATAGAAGAAAATTTAAGCTTAAAGAAAGTTTTAAAACGTTCTTCTAAAAATTGGGATGGTGGTTATGCAATGGCTGGTTTAGTAGGTCATGGAGATGCTTTTGTATTAAGAGATCCAAATGGAATTAGACCAACCTTTTTTTATGAAGATGATGAAGTTGTAGTTGTTGCATCAGAAAGACCAGTTATACAAACTGTATTTAATGTGTCTATAGATAAAGTGCAAGAGTTAGAAAGAGGTCATGCTTTAATAATAAAGAAAAGTGGTAAAGTTTCTATTAAAAAAGTAAATGAGCCTAGAGAAAAGAAATCATGTTCTTTTGAGCGAATTTATTTTTCTAGAGGTAGTGATGCTAGCATTTACGAAGAGCGTAAAAACTTAGGTAAATATGTGTTTCCACAAGTTTTAAAATCTATAAATTCGGATGTTTCAAACTCGGTATTTTCTTACATACCAAACACTGCAGAAACATCATTTTATGGAATGACAGAAGCTGCTGAAGATTTATTAAATCAACAAAAAACGGCTAAAATATTAGCTGGTGGTACAAAATTGTCTGCACAAAAGGTAACAGAAATTTTATCTGAGAGACCACGTTTTGAAAAAATTGCAATTAAAGATGCAAAATTAAGAACGTTTATTGCTGATGATAATTCTAGAGATGATTTAGTAGAACATGTTTACGATATAACTTATGGTGTTGTAAAACCTACAGATAACTTAGTAATTATAGATGATAGTATTGTTCGTGGAACAACTTTAAAGAAAAGTATCATTAAAATTTTAGACAGATTAAACCCTAAGAAAATTGTGGTGGTTTCTTCTGCTCCTCAAATTAGATATCCAGATTGTTATGGTATAGATATGGCTAGAATAGATGCATTTATTGCATTTAAAGCAGCAATAGCTTTACTAAAGCAAACAGATCAATATCATATTGTAGATGAGGTTTATCAAAAAAGTAAAGCTCAGCAAAACAAAGAAGACGAAGCTATTGTAAATTATGTAAAGGAAATTTACAGCCCATTTTCTTCAGAAGAAATTTCAGCTAAAATTGCAGAGATGCTAAAAACTGAAGAAATTAAAGCAGAGGTTGAAGTAATTTATCAAACTGTAGAAGGTTTGCATAAAGCTTGTCCAGATAATTTAGGAGATTGGTATTTTACAGGCGATTATCCTACTCCTGGAGGTATGAGAGTAGTAAATCAAGCATTCATAAACTTCTATGAAGGTAATGATGAGAGAGCTTATTAA
- a CDS encoding PfkB family carbohydrate kinase has translation MSKLLAVGTVAFDAIETPFGKTDKILGGSGTFVGLAASQFGVKTGVVSVVGGDFPDSYLEMMNTKGINTDGIEIIKEGKTFFWSGKYHNDMNSRDTLVTELNVLENFQPVVPENFKDSGIVMLGNLHPLTQASVLDQMNERPKLVVLDTMNFWMDIALNDLHEVLKRVDVVTINDEEARQLSGEYSLVNAAKKIHTMGPKYVVIKKGEHGALLFNEGKMFFAPALPLAEVFDPTGAGDTFAGGFCGYLAKTEDISFENMKNAIIYGSNLASFCVEKFGTERMQELTKEEVKNRLQAFKELTQFDIELS, from the coding sequence ATGAGCAAATTATTAGCAGTTGGTACAGTAGCTTTTGATGCAATTGAAACTCCATTTGGTAAAACCGATAAAATTCTTGGTGGTTCAGGAACTTTTGTAGGTTTAGCAGCAAGTCAATTTGGTGTAAAAACCGGAGTTGTTTCTGTAGTTGGGGGAGATTTTCCTGATAGTTATTTAGAAATGATGAATACCAAAGGTATTAATACAGATGGTATTGAAATAATTAAAGAAGGAAAAACGTTTTTCTGGAGTGGTAAATATCATAATGATATGAATTCTAGAGATACCTTGGTTACAGAATTGAATGTTTTAGAAAATTTTCAGCCAGTTGTTCCAGAAAACTTTAAAGATTCAGGTATTGTAATGTTGGGTAATTTACACCCATTAACGCAGGCTTCTGTTTTAGATCAAATGAACGAAAGACCAAAATTGGTAGTTTTAGATACTATGAATTTTTGGATGGATATTGCTTTAAATGATTTGCATGAAGTGCTGAAAAGAGTAGATGTAGTTACAATTAATGATGAAGAAGCTCGCCAACTTTCTGGTGAATATTCATTAGTCAATGCAGCTAAAAAGATTCATACAATGGGTCCTAAATATGTGGTGATTAAAAAAGGAGAACATGGAGCTTTATTATTTAATGAAGGTAAAATGTTTTTTGCACCAGCTTTGCCTTTAGCAGAGGTTTTTGATCCAACAGGAGCAGGAGATACATTTGCAGGAGGTTTTTGTGGTTATTTAGCAAAAACTGAAGACATTTCTTTTGAGAATATGAAAAACGCCATAATTTATGGTTCTAATTTGGCATCTTTCTGTGTAGAGAAGTTTGGTACAGAACGAATGCAGGAGCTTACGAAAGAAGAAGTAAAAAATCGCTTGCAAGCTTTTAAAGAGTTAACGCAATTTGATATAGAATTATCATAA
- a CDS encoding DUF59 domain-containing protein has translation MTDKELEEIGDKIIRVLKTIYDPEIPVDIYELGLIYDVFVSDENNAKILMTLTSPNCPVAESLPVEIEDKVKSLKEINECEVEITFDPTWTQEMMSEEAKLELGML, from the coding sequence ATGACAGATAAAGAATTAGAAGAAATAGGAGACAAAATTATTAGAGTTTTAAAAACTATTTACGATCCAGAAATTCCTGTTGACATTTACGAGTTAGGTTTAATTTATGATGTATTTGTTTCTGACGAAAACAATGCTAAGATTTTAATGACGCTTACATCTCCTAACTGCCCAGTTGCAGAGAGTTTACCTGTAGAAATAGAAGACAAAGTAAAATCATTAAAAGAAATAAATGAGTGCGAAGTTGAAATAACTTTCGATCCTACTTGGACTCAAGAAATGATGAGCGAAGAAGCTAAGTTAGAGCTTGGAATGCTATAA